In Brassica oleracea var. oleracea cultivar TO1000 unplaced genomic scaffold, BOL UnpScaffold01027, whole genome shotgun sequence, the sequence TACGTATTTCCTAAGCTTTCAGTGAAATTGGGATACACTGAGTGAGTCTCTGTTTCGTCCtctgtttctcttttttctttttttgcccACTAAATTTCACCATTTTGGATGTAACATAAACCAATCTACTAAAACTCAGaacaaaccctatatcctaataccataaaatttgaaatttttgtttatgaattttaaaaatatagtattcACATTGTACTACCAGCATAATGAAACCATCAATTTAAAcccacaattttaaaaatatagtatttacATTGTACTACCAACAttgtactaaaaataataataatgaaaccATCAATTTAAATATCAATTTTGAACTAAAGTTAATACagtatatatacaatttatcaATTAGTGGATTTATAAAgaataaaacatgtatttttagTTGAATTAAACTCTTAAACAACGACTAATTCCAATATCCCTTGCAAACCAAATCTTTCCCCGGATATATAGCTTAACTCATTCAATTATTGAAATCGATTCAATAGATTAGAAAGAATAttctgatttttgatttttaactaCTTCGTAATTAACCAGCGGGGTTGGCCTGGTGGTGTTGAGAGAGCTTCGGCCTCAATACgcacccgggttcgaaccgctGGCCAGGCAATTGGGGTATCTAATTTCCCATAGTACCAAATGGTCCGCCTCGCGCTGAGGGGTTGGCCCCTGGGGGTGGAAGTCCCTccaggttaaacaaaaaaaaacaatttatttctaacaaagaaaatatttgcTAGGAGATTATACAAGTTACTTGATATCACGGTGAAAAGGATTCAACTAATAAACTTAAAGTTTTTAGGATTCTGCCCCTGACTTTtcaataaattacaaaaaaattccaTTAACTTTTTCAATGACTTTTCTAATAATAAACTTGATTTTATCGGTCGAAACAATAAACTAGATCTATAAGGGCAGTGAGCTTTGGCCTATTAAagtaaaataagatatatgttttctttgttttttggttGAATTGGTTTTTGCGCCCAACTTGATCAATTTTGCATGTGACTTTAAAATCAAGTAATAGTGCgtctcatttttattattttcggcaaattaaaatatttgaaaatataaaatatcgacattataattttttcataatataaaaattacaaattatatttttaataaagactATAACATTTTTCTGAATATAGCaactttatgttattaaaattatttgttattctttgctatattatttataccttaaataaatagatatgtaaataaaataattttctaaatatttctcCCATTTTCTTATATTGGCGATTTACAATATgaggattttttattttacctcaattatttgaaatgatttaaaacagaaatgtaaccagaacaaaaaaattcgaaatttttatatatccataccacacaaaatatcaaaatattcaattacTTTAACCAAAAATCAACttcatatataaccaaaatgtttcatatatttctaaacaaaaaaccACAACCAAACTGAAATCAAAAACCAATAAAAGCAAATTAGAGTCGAACGAAAATCGAAAATGTTTATAGcgaaataaattagttaacaaacagttatatcaataaatttgtcAACAAATATACTCCCGCGATTttaaaagcgcggatcaaaatttagttttcttttaaaattaaatactgaaaagaaaacattaagctcatgttttataaactaatttcaAAGCAAGATACATAAAAGAACAGTAgagatcaaaatataaaaactctCAATTAAGTAGTTCAAACCTCAAATGTTTAAacgtaaatatttattatattttaaaattttaaatattacaagttTTGTATTTAACAAATTGTTCAGCGCTTTTAAAACGCGGATTAAAATCTAGTAAATacaataaatgattttatttctctcattttctttcttttggcaTATACTCCAAGTCGGTAtgtaatgttttcatttattctattaaatttaGTTACTATAGTTTACATTTAGTTGGTCTTCTTGATTTGGTGTTTGTATTTATCGCATTAAATTATTGGTCGGGATGAGTTTTGTTTTAACAATGAAActaggtttttttcttttgcaccatgtgcagaaataacttttttaagaatttaaattatatttaaaataatttaaaatatatttagaataaattttgttaattttatattttattatttgcttacaatatttaatatttaatataattatatgtaaaatagtataaaatcaatattttttatatttatatttaataatacatGTGTACTCAGGAAAtgttttttatctattttttttggttaaaatatattaaatcaaattctataaaaatcaagagaaaaaaattattatatataattaagaaaacgtaaattctaaaatttgtagatattaaaaaattaatggtatTGGGATtagaaaattacaaatattttaagaaactgcatgaaattttgaagaattattttagtaataaaaattatataattataaaatataattaaataataatttgaaaataatattatatttctatttctactattatattatttattgttacattaatgataatttattagttattaccatattttaaaaaacttaccaaaaatataaacaacattaaatgtaaatgttcATGTCACAGACTCACAATTAGCTTCAAGTCATATCATCGTTGTTAGTATGACTTgttatcatttttctttcaaaatcaatgtgATGATGACATATAGCAAATCATTTCTCAAATAATGTCAGGTGGATGTCTAGGGAACAAGGGgatatatctattttactaAACGAATTTTTGTACAACAACAATGGTGTGTCTAGATGTTCTAAAAAGACATTGGAGTGGTTATTAATTAAAAGCATATATTGAATAAGATGAACATTTCCTTTCTAAAGAAGAATAGTTTTGAGTGGAATGGTGAATAGGGTGTTAAAAAATGGAtaataaggtaaaaaaaaaaattgtaatattataaattgtatattaattaatgaaacctcaacattatatttttgtttcctaTTTTCAAAGCaatatatactaaattttataatatttataaaatatatttaaaactttacGAGGATGAACTGattaaatgaaactaaaaatagtaatatagttttaactttattaaaGTAGAAAAACCTATGTTCAAATTGAAATAGTATATGCAACTCAACATAGTCAAAACTGAATACTTGAACTGATCCAAAATACTATTCTTAAAGTCAAATATCTAATTAGATGAGAACAtacaaataaatgaatattttaaaattttatgaataattaCGTTATGAAATCGTAGCTACTCAAATTTTCTTGAGATATTTCTAATTAGGTTTGCTTATATAACTCAATACCTCAATactttaactttttataattttatccaaatgacatatttaaaattttaaaatattacaaatatttattaatgtaattgtgactttatgtttttttctcaaaaacaacatatatcaaattataaaaattgtataaatgtatttcaCCAACTTCAGGCTTTATAACACTAGggaaaattttgtttaagtCTGAAAGAGGTAATTGCTGacattatgttttgttttcactAGAGTCAGTTGTGTTAGTTGTGTCGTTTTATGGAGTCAAAATTAGTCATGAGCTTATTTGGAACTAATCATCTAATTATTACCTTAGTGACCATTATTTGAGTTATTGATTGCAGATTGTATGACATAGAAAAGCCAAAGTAGATTGATATGCCAATAATATTCATGCTTGTGAGGGTCTATGAAGGATCCAAAACTGACATCCAACATAATCTACTTGATTTTCTTGTCTTGGAGCTTGGCATTCCTCTTTCAGGTCTGAAAAGACTTGTATGTGTAGTATGGTTCCCCCCTCTCATCCCTTAAAAAGAGAGACTGGAAATAGGATcaatgtcaaaaagaagtgaatacTTAGTGGTTACCACCATTAGTGTTTGcgtcatggaagcatgtccaatacTTAGTGGTTACCACCATTAGTGCTTGCAAAATATAGAGAAATCAACAGAGGGAAGtgagaaaagagagaggaaaGGAACCAGACTGTTTGTGTGATCAGAAACCTGAATgggtaagagtccatgtgttATGTGATTATTTATTCCCTCGATGAGACTGCATCTTAAATCCTTAACTGAGGTTAGTGATGGTGGTTTTGGATATCTCTTATGAGTTGCGGGCTGAATTGTTAGGTTGCTAAGCAGAGGTCGAATACATGGAAGTACATTCTAAGGTTGGTACCAATTGATGTGGTTTGTAACAAGTAGTAGTGAAAGTGATGCTTTGAAGGATATGTGAGTTCCTATGTTTTACAGCTCTTTTTAATGTTCCGttctttgttttgcttgagaaaAAAAGGCCAAGTCTGAGTGAGTTGATATATCATCGTTTTTAATGGGTTTTGATCATGATATAAgtcatgtttaagagtattttatgtatatttaggCTAGAGTTTATTTTACATCAGAATTGTAGGTTTTAAAGCTTTTGGAGAGACAAATCAGAAGTCAGTAGAGAGAAGATTTTGAACTCCCTTAAGTACGCTTTTGATCTCCTAATGCAGTTATTCATATCATGATTTCTGTTTCATTGATTATGTTTGAGTAAATTTCTTGCTAGATTTAAGGTTTTTTCTAAGGTTAAGGATGAATTGTtagattgataaaaaatttaagggttatcttatatttttcatctcaATTGAACTTAATGCTTATTCTAGATCTGTTATGGTAATTGGTAGATACAAAAGTGTTATTGATTGTCTGACTTAATCCTAAAGAGTGAAATACCTATCTGCAAAGAAATTCGGTTTAAGGATTTTGTGAACTTATCAAATGTGTTCTTAATGTTTGTCTAAACTGTTAAATTTGCAAAgagatttgaaattttatgaTCTAGACATAGATagtctatataaaaaaaattggttgatTTGGATATTATGATTTGAGTTCAGGAATTGTTCTTAATAAACCCTTAACAATTGGTTTGATCTGTAATTCTAATTTATCTGAGAATTTTTCTAAGTCTAGTGTTTTTTGTAATCGTTTACAGCCGCTTTTCATTCTCTTTACTTGCATTACATTCTATTGTGTTTAGCTTAATACGATGACTGAAGTCTATTGAGTGATTCAGAGTCTATGTGGATTCGATTTTTTAATATTGCACTGTACTTCTGAATTTGCAGAGTAGCTTGTAGGGATATAACTTGATCATATCATTAGACTAACAAATTGCATTGCTTTTTCTCCATGTTTTCGACTACTTATTCCATACTATAAGTTTAGACAATTGATTGTAATACATATGAAATGAGGACTGTGTCGATCCAGTTCAGATTTGAGATGTGAATTAAGCTTAATTGATCCCATTTTGTAGTGAATTGAGTTTCCAAAGATTTCCCATTAAGGCCGCACCAGACTTTTGATGAGAACATGCAAATGAAAAACGGTTGTCACGTGTTTATGGTTGGAGGCATAACACACATCCTTTTTGTTGGCCCATGTTCAAGGTCACCGTACGATCTTTAGTTGCTAATTGATTCAAAAAGAAAGTCATGTGCATAATGAGTATTTAGTACTGTTCCATGTCGAAACCAAATGCCTTTATACAAATCATTCTTATCGCCTCTGCGTTGTGCCACAAATGAACATCGCTTTTTCCCTTCGAGTATCTAAGTATCTTAATCAGCTCTTCTTTAATTTCATTCAGAGTATCCATTATGTGACATATTTCGGGAGTTCACAACCACTGCCACCATTGTGTTTGATGGGATTCCAGAAATCAATATATCCTCTTCTACGGCTGATGTTATGAATTCTTCCAAGACTCAGCCATTTATCAAACCAGAACGATGCAAATAGGCCATCATGAACATCAACCTTATGAAAACCTTTCACCATTTTTCTACATCCAAGATCCTTTGGTACTGATTATCGTCCTCAAATTATAACCTAAATGTGGATTTCGTAATTTTAGTCTTGCTAAATATAACTCaaagttctttttctttgggagCATTTATACCTCTGAGTTCTTGAAATGTTATGGGTAAATTAGACTATAATAATCTGGACGGTAAACAAGATTTTGATAATAATTGAGATTCATTTTGATTACTAATATTTACATAGTTTAGAAACCTGAAAAGTATTTAGAGTtgtttttaaaccaaaataatatataaaaataaaataataaatatattttatttaactttaaacAAGTCTCAGTTTGCTCTGTtctgtgttattttttttagttctaatttgttttgttcaatctttaaataaaaagaaataactaTTCTTTAATACATGACATTTTCTTTTggtcaaataaataataaattataaatctaatGGGACATAGTTCACttgaataaaatgtataaaacatgCGAATCAACTTGTGTCAAAGTATGGTTTTCCTTTTGTCTAAAATGACAGTCTTATCTCATCTGATAGCATAGCATAGCAGAGCTGCCTAATccacatatttttttaagtctCTACGTCTACATTTCTTattgtttagaaattaaaaacactgattaagaaagaaaatttacaaatgttatgtatttaaaagaaaatatacgtTTGTAATATTATTAGAGTATTTATCcttataatagcatttagaagaaatttttaatatactactatttttttataaattaaaattactgttttatataaataggaaaggaaagaaacattttcatatttttttattttataatagaaaatgttatttttatgttgctgacaaaaaaaatagaaaatgttattttattgaaGAATACataacaaacattataataaactctatttctgtactctattatagaatttcTTTATACTAATTTCTTTAAtagtataaagaaaaaaagagaaaagggaAGGGAAAATACATGGAGATAGTTTTATAGTAATTCCGTTAAAAGAAATTATGACGGCGGTTATTTAGCTGGATAAAAAGTAACAAGACAGTGGTTAAAATGTCTGTTTCACGTTTGTCAtggagacagagagagagagagagaggttaaTGTAAAATACGTAATAATTAAGAGATAATTAAAAATGGATTCGTAGGGTTTACATATGAAAACGAAAATGGATCAGAGATTGGAAACAAACaatctcctctcctctccttcCTTCCCCATTCATCTCTTTCttctgaaaaccctaatctcttcCTCGCATCTCTTTGCCTCACTGTAGTATTgtctcctctgtttcttctatGATAAAAATAACTTCAAAGTCCGCGTGAATTCACCTTTGTAATAACGGGGAGAAAGAAGATTTCAGGTACGCACAACcttcttatttgattttggattcaagttttttttttggtttaatttggaTCATCATGGGTTTTGATGTTTCGCTAGATTGCaagatgttctttttttttttttttattatgtatcGATTGTTCATTCtgatttgtttactaaactttGATCTTGTATTTATGATCTGATTGGTATTATTAGTTCATCGGTTCTGGGTTTTTTAACTGGTCGGGAGAAAGATTTGTCCGAAAAAAATGGCGACAAATGGTTGCGATGTGAATCAGCTTGATTCCAATTTGCTTCTCCCTCCACGGAAGCGATTACTCGCCGGATTCAAGAAACAGAACTCCAAtggatcttcttcatcttctactTCGTACTCAAATGGCTCCTCCTCCTCTGCTTCCACCGTTGTGCAGACCCATCTCGACAATCTGTTGACTTCCCACCAGAGTCCGTCTCCGGAGGAGCTAAAAGCAACCGCTGCTTTAGCTGTAAAGATCGCAAAGGCTGCGAGAGCCGCAGCTAATGAGAAAGCCATCATTGCTTCCAAAGCAGTTGCTGCAGCCAAGAGCGCGTTGGAACTGTTCGCTTCTTTTCCGGCTGAGACGGTGAAGGAGAGGAAGAACAAGCAGAAGAAACATGTCCCCGTTCATGTTCTCTATTCGAAAGATGAGGATTTAGCGCGTAGGTTGAACCAAGCTATAAAAAACTCCCCTAGAGTATTGACCGGGCATAGAAACAAGAAGCTAAAGAGTGTAGCTACGTATGAGAATAGTGGAGCGATTAGTAGTACCATGTACGATGGGAATGATGTTGCTGGTGTTGTAGATTCAGACACCTccactgatgatgatgaagtagACAGAACAAGAGTTAATGGGAAGGAGAAAACAGGGGAAGGGAGTAGCTCACTGgggaaaagaagaggaagagtgaAGCTAAAGAAGTTACCTTTGAGCATGTGTGCCTCTAAGGGTCAAGAAAACGGAATCATCACAAATTCCCTGGCTCAGACGGGAGGTTCTAGTGGTGGTGTGGGTCAGGTGAGATCATAGCAGGACTAAAATGGAAGTGTTAGGATCTAAAGTCACAGGAATGCATGTGTGTGAAGCAGAAGACAAAGTTGTGTACGATCATATCAACTCTTTTACCTAAAAGAGGTAAAGATAGTGCAGATTCAGAAACATTGCTATTTTCAGTAGAATCGGAATGTTGTTTCTTATTTTCCTTGTTCTGCTTTTTTGGGTAATGTGTTTGGATTTTATACTACTTGTATAGGAGTATTTGCTAGATACATCGTagattttatatagtatatgttgGTTGTTGAATCATCGTGAGTGTTTGTTGAACCTATGACTATTTATTGGGATCTGTAGCTGAGAGTCGAATTTAATAAAAGTGatgtctttcttttgtttttaaacgtCTTCTTTTTATTCAAGACAAATTTTAGTGGGTTTGTTAACCGaagaaactaattaaatataatggggtttatgtttcttttgttttaagaCATTTTCTTTTCCCAGTTCCATCTTATTCAAGATTTTCGGTAGGTTTGTTAACTACTCTAATGATTTAATGTTTAAGATAATGcacagattaaaaaataataacttttataaaaaatttcttggttacataaaaatattattaaacataattaatttcaCTAATAAAAATACAGTATTATGTACTTGGTTATAAATATCACATTATTAATTAGGTTTTTTTATCTAGAATAGTAAAAACATGAATTAGTTTGCAACAAAACATTtcctaaaacatcaaataaattaaaaagaggGAGTATTTAGAACCTCTTTAAGTGGtatttttagtttgagaaatatatatgagatacTAGCTATGGACTAAAATGGTCTTTATTACACCCTGATAAAGATAGGTCAAAtcttatttatgaaatttaattgTACTGGAAAAAATCTTACGTCTGatctcaaataaataaataaatcttaatcactcaattttccattaatttttaatgaatttaattattaaagttttaagctctttctctcttcgtagataataaattatttttctacttCTTACATTTTCAATCTTAACTCTATTTctgattttatataaaataattttgggatcttttattaaattatgttaatttagaaatatatattttcaaaaacaatctacaaatattttatctattatatattaattatcaattttaaatttaggtaatatttcataataaatgtCGTTTGCTTTTTAATATAGTTGTAGTGAAATTTTAccattgatatttttaaaatttaattaaaataaaataataaatcagttagagataaaataaaaaattgaatggTCTTTTTAAGATTTGTGAAGATATTATGACACTTCTGGTAAAAACAAAAGTAGTTATAAACAATCAATTTATTTGGCACTTTGATATATAtgagtatatatttatatgaagtCGTAgcggtaaatatatatatat encodes:
- the LOC106320700 gene encoding uncharacterized protein LOC106320700, producing MATNGCDVNQLDSNLLLPPRKRLLAGFKKQNSNGSSSSSTSYSNGSSSSASTVVQTHLDNLLTSHQSPSPEELKATAALAVKIAKAARAAANEKAIIASKAVAAAKSALELFASFPAETVKERKNKQKKHVPVHVLYSKDEDLARRLNQAIKNSPRVLTGHRNKKLKSVATYENSGAISSTMYDGNDVAGVVDSDTSTDDDEVDRTRVNGKEKTGEGSSSLGKRRGRVKLKKLPLSMCASKGQENGIITNSLAQTGGSSGGVGQVRS